One region of Carya illinoinensis cultivar Pawnee chromosome 8, C.illinoinensisPawnee_v1, whole genome shotgun sequence genomic DNA includes:
- the LOC122318315 gene encoding long chain acyl-CoA synthetase 7, peroxisomal-like yields MESQARRRLHAVQCHLLPAYPTSNDPHSLVQPNFTAGKFVQGQGYSVVLPEKLQTGKWNVYRSACSPLKLVSRFPDHPEIGTLHDNFVHAVETFCDYKYLGTRIRVDGTVGEYKWMTYGEAATAREAIGSGLWHCGLREEACIGLYLINRPEWLIVDHACSAYSYVSVPLYDTLGPEAVKYVVNHADLQAIFCVPETLNSLLSFLSEIPSVHLIVVVGGIDEYLPSLPPASGVKVISYLKLISQGRSGLQPFCPPKPEDIATICYTSGTTGTPKGVVLTHRNLISSAAGFCHVIKFYPSDVYMSYLPLAHIYERTNQVVSVYYGVAIGFYQGDNLKLLDDLSSLRPTIFCSVPRLYNRIYAGIINAVTASGMLRERIFRVAYNSKKQAIMSGQNPSPIWDRLVFNKIKEKLGGQVRFMGSGASPLSPDILDFLRVCFGCQVIEGYGMTETSCVISIMDESDTSSGHVGSPNPACEIKLVDVPEMNYTSEDQPHPRGEICVRGPIVFQGYFKDEVQTREVIDGDGWLHTGDIGLWLPGGRLKIIDRKKNIFKLAQGEYIAPEKIENVYAKCKFVSQCFIYGDSLNSSLVAVVAVDPDAMKDWAASEGIKFENLGQLCNDPRARAAVLAEMDDVGREAQLRGFEFAKAVTLVHEPFTLENDLLTPTFKIKRPQAKAYFAKAIADMYAGLSQSDPAPVKTS; encoded by the exons ATGGAATCACAGGCACGGCGTCGCCTCCATGCCGTCCAATGCCACCTTCTCCCCGCTTACCCCACCTCCAATGATCCTCACTCCCTTGTTCAACCGAACTTCACTGCTGGAAAGTTCGTTCAAG GCCAGGGGTATAGTGTAGTTCTTCCAGAAAAGTTGCAAACAGGCAAGTGGAATGTGTATAG ATCAGCGTGTTCTCCTTTGAAGCTCGTAAGTAGATTCCCTGACCATCCTGAAATTGGGACGTTGCATGATAACTTTGT GCATGCTGTTGAAACTTTCTGTGATTACAAGTATTTGGGTACGCGAATTCGGGTAGATGGTACTGTTGGAGA GTACAAGTGGATGACTTATGGGGAAGCAGCAACTGCTCGCGAAGCAATAGGTTCTGGCCTATGGCATTGTGGGTTACGGGAA GAAGCTTGTATTGGACTTTATTTGATAAATAGACCAGAGTGGCTGATCGTGGATCATGCTTGCTCAGCTTATTCATATGTCTCGGTTCCCCTTTATGACACTCTTG GTCCAGAAGCTGTCAAGTATGTTGTCAATCATGCAGACCTACAGGCCATTTTTTGTGTACCCGAGACGTTGAACAGT TTGTTGAGCTTCTTATCTGAGATTCCATCTGTACATCTTATAGTG GTCGTGGGAGGCATAGATGAATACTTACCTTCTCTTCCACCAGCATCTGGAGTGAAGGTTATATCATATCTAAAACTAATCAGTCAG GGCCGCAGTGGTCTGCAGCCTTTCTGCCCTCCCAAGCCTGAAGATATTGCAACCATATGCTATACTAGTGGTACTACTGGAACACCAAAG GGAGTTGTACTGACACACAGAAATCTAATTTCAAGTGCTGCTGGGTTTTGTCATGTGATCAAATTCTACCCCTCTGATGT TTACATGTCATATCTTCCTTTAGCACACATATATGAACGAACAAACCAAGTTGTCTCAGTGTACTATGGCGTTGCTATTGGTTTCTACCAAGGG GATAATTTGAAACTGTTGGATGACTTGTCGTCTCTTAGACCAACAATATTTTGCAGCGTTCCCCGTTTATATAATCGAATATATGCTGG AATTATAAATGCCGTAACAGCTTCTGGAATGCTAAGGGAGAGAATATTTAGAGTTGCCTACAACTCCAAGAAGCAAGCCATAATGAGTG GCCAGAACCCATCACCAATTTGGGACAGATTGgtattcaacaaaataaaggaaaagctTGGAGGCCAAGTTCGTTTTATGGGATCGGGTGCTTCACCGTTGTCTCCTGATATCTTGGACTTCTTGAGGGT GTGCTTTGGCTGTCAAGTAATTGAAGGATATGGTATGACCGAGACTTCTTGTGTAATAAGCATAATGGACGAGAGTGACACTTCATCTGGTCATGTTGGGTCCCCTAATCCTGCCTGTG AAATAAAACTTGTGGATGTTCCTGAAATGAACTACACCTCTGAAGATCAGCCTCATCCTCGAGGTGAAATCTGTGTGAGGGGTCCCATCGTGTTTCAAGGCTACTTCAAAGACGAAGTCCAAAC GAGAGAGGTAATTGATGGTGATGGATGGCTGCACACAGGAGACATTGGGTTGTGGTTACCTGGAGGCCGCCTTAAGATTATTGATAG gaaaaaaaacatatttaagcTAGCACAGGGTGAATATATAGCACCAGAGAAGATTGAGAACGTATATGCCAAGTGCAAATTTGTTTCTCAATGTTTCATATATG GTGATAGCCTGAACTCGAGTCTAGTTGCTGTTGTTGCAGTGGACCCTGATGCAATGAAAGATTGGGCCGCATCAGAAGGCATCAAG TTTGAAAATTTAGGACAATTGTGCAATGATCCACGAGCGAGAGCTGCAGTTCTGGCGGAAATGGATGATGTTGGAAGGGAAGCTCAG CTGAGAGGTTTCGAATTTGCAAAAGCTGTAACTTTGGTGCATGAACCTTTCACTTTGGAGAATGACCTTCTCACTCCAACATTCAAG ATCAAGAGGCCTCAAGCAAAGGCATATTTTGCCAAAGCAATAGCAGACATGTATGCTGGGCTTTCTCAATCAGATCCGGCACCTGTAAAAACGTCATGA